A region of the Gemmatimonadota bacterium genome:
CCGACCTCGGCGGCCGCGACCATGCCCACGCCGACGGCGAAGCCGTGCAGCGTCCTGTAGCCGGTCCAGGTTTCCAGAGCGTGGGCGAACGTATGCCCGAAGTTCAAGGCCTGACGCGGCCCCTGCTCGGTCGGGTCCGCGGAGACGATGGCGGCCTTGATCTCGACCGAGCGGCGGATCAGCTCTTCCAGCGCTCCCTCGTCGTGCTCGCCCACCGGACCCGCGTTGGCGACGATCCAGTCGAGATACGGCTCGTCCGTGATCGCCCCGTGCTTGACGGCCTCCGCCAGGCCGGCGCGGAAGTGGTCGGCCGGCAGGCTCGCGAGCGTGCGCGGGTCGACGATGACCGCCGCCGGCTGGTGGAAGGCGCCGATCATGTTCTTGCCGAGGGGCGTGTCCAGGCCGGTCTTGCCGCCCACCGAGGCGTCGACCATCGACAGCAGCGTCGTGGGCACCTGGATCACCGGCACGCCGCGCATGAAGCTGGCCGCCACGAAGCCCGCCAGGTCTCCTGTGACGCCGCCCCCGACGGCGACCACGCAGCCGTCGCGTCCGAGGCCGCGGCCCGCCACG
Encoded here:
- the aroB gene encoding 3-dehydroquinate synthase gives rise to the protein MTRVRIDTPPVPAGSYDVLIEAGAFERLATLIAEIVSARHFAVISDAVVADLLGERVRKDLEDAGFTAELVRFPAGEQQKNRDSWGSVIDAVAGRGLGRDGCVVAVGGGVTGDLAGFVAASFMRGVPVIQVPTTLLSMVDASVGGKTGLDTPLGKNMIGAFHQPAAVIVDPRTLASLPADHFRAGLAEAVKHGAITDEPYLDWIVANAGPVGEHDEGALEELIRRSVEIKAAIVSADPTEQGPRQALNFGHTFAHALETWTGYRTLHGFAVGVGMVAAAEVGERAGITAPGTTDRLREALEPLHVPVRPTGVVPAERILDLARLDKKSREGRIRYTLLARLGQVARGSGGGWSVPLEDDLVAGVLRDLWG